In Pseudoliparis swirei isolate HS2019 ecotype Mariana Trench chromosome 2, NWPU_hadal_v1, whole genome shotgun sequence, the following are encoded in one genomic region:
- the sp3a gene encoding transcription factor Sp3a isoform X1, which yields MTAPEQPIKSEDMAALDVDSSQSDFLQQEEQSRGSQTSYPSTQLTGTEKWEILTSTTAAKDESGFVQIQNQGILTSNGQYILPLQNLQSQPIFVTSGTDASSANSVPNIQYQVIPQLQTADGQLSFSTSGMEGASQNSTGPIQIFSDGSQSLSITPTANILNNNQNLVSQTGNVQQLQGVSLGNATFNNQGQVVTNVPLGFPGNITFVPINSVDLDSLGLSGAQTIVTGVTADGQLIMTSQPIDGSESLAKTDNHLSQTLQVEDSDANHEIYVPTSSSRLHIPTNESGLLTQDTSLSSVGTEQAESSSGLQEGFLQQNQQQSIQVSSAQSIIQLQQVPIQTTNGQMVQSMATGRQNLQLINPGTFIIQAQTVTASGQIQWQTFQVQGVQSLQNLQLPTTPTQQITLAPVQTLSLGSSPVGISAGQMPNLQTVTVNTMTQHGDADNLGDIRIKEEPDCEDWQLSTDSTLNTSDLSHLRVRLVDEEDQLGQEGKRLRRVACTCPYCKESGGRGSSTGKKKQHICHIAGCGKVYGKTSHLRAHLRWHSGERPFVCSWMFCGKRFTRSDELQRHRRTHTGEKKFVCPECSKRFMRSDHLAKHVKTHQNKKGVNSGSALVASMESAGSSDSIITTAGGTTLILTNVQQGSSDAQDILANAEIPLQLVTTVAEVME from the exons ATGACTG CCCCAGAACAGCCGATAAAATCAGAAGATATGGCTGCCTTGGACGTGGACAGCAGTCAAAGCGACTttctgcagcaggaggagcaaagCAGGGGCAGCCAG acATCATATCCATCTACTCAGCTTACTGGAACTGAAAAATGGGAGATTTTAAcctcaacaacagcagcaaaagATGAATCTGGATTTGTACAAATCCAAAATCAAGGAATATTAACATCGAACGGACAGTATATTCTTCCTCTCCAGAACTTACAGAGTCAGCCGATCTTTGTGACGTCGGGAACGGACGCCTCCTCTGCCAATTCAGTGCCTAACATTCAGTACCAAGTGATTCCTCAGCTTCAAACAGCGGATGGACAGCTGAGCTTCTCCACTTCCGGCATGGAAGGAGCGTCTCAGAACTCCACAGGGCCGATTCAGATCTTTTCTGACGGTAGCCAGAGTCTCAGTATAACACCAACTGCAAACATCCTTAATAACAACCAGAACCTCGTATCACAGACTGGTAATGTCCAGCAGCTCCAGGGGGTTTCTCTTGGCAACGCCACCTTCAACAACCAGGGTCAGGTTGTTACTAATGTGCCTCTGGGTTTTCCTGGAAACATTACTTTTGTTCCTATCAACAGTGTGGACTTGGACTCCCTTGGCCTCTCTGGTGCTCAGACTATAGTAACAGGGGTCACTGCCGATGGCCAGCTAATTATGACGAGTCAGCCCATTGATGGCTCGGAGAGTTTGGCGAAGACAGATAATCACCTTTCACAGACACTACAAGTAGAAGACTCGGATGCAAATCATGAGATATATGTGCCAACATCTTCCTCTCGGCTACACATTCCAACAAACGAATCAGGTCTGCTGACACAAGACACTTCATTGTCATCAGTGGGTACAGAGCAGGCTGAGTCGAGTTCTGGTCTCCAGGAGGGCTTCctccaacagaaccaacagcaGAGCATCCAGGTGTCTTCAGCTCAGTCCATCATCCAGCTGCAGCAGGTACCTATTCAGACCACCAATGGTCAGATGGTCCAGTCCATGGCAACAGGCAGGCAGAACCTGCAGCTGATCAACCCGGGAACATTCATCATTCAAGCTCAGACGGTCACAGCGTCGGGTCAGATACAATGGCAGACCTTTCAGGTGCAGGGAGTGCAGAGCCTACAGAATCTGCAGCTGCCAACAACCCCAACCCAGCAGATAACGCTGGCTCCAGTCCAGACGCTATCACTGGGTTCCAGTCCAGTCGGCATCAGCGCGGGACAGATGCCCAACCTGCAGACAGTGACAGTCAACACAATGACCCAACATGGAGACGCAGACAATCTTGGAG ACATTCGGATAAAAGAAGAGCCAGACTGTGAAGACTGGCAGCTAAGCACCGACTCTACCCTGAACACTAGCGACCTGTCCCACCTTCGCGTCAGGCTGGTGGACGAGGAGGACCAGTTGGGTCAGGAGGGCAAGAGGCTGCGCAGAGTGGCGTGTACTTGCCCCTACTGTAAAGAGTCAGGTGGGAG GGGATCCAGCACGGGGAAAAAGAAGCAGCACATCTGCCACATTGCTGGCTGTGGGAAAGTATATGGAAAGACATCACACCTGCGAGCACACCTGCGCTGGCATTCAGGGGAGCGACCTTTTGTTTGCAGCTGGATGTTCTGTGGGAAGAGGTTCACACGCAGCGACGAGCTGCAgagacacaggaggacacacacag GAGAGAAGAAGTTCGTCTGCCCAGAATGTTCAAAGCGTTTCATGCGGAGCGACCACCTGGCGAAGCACGTTAAAACTCATCAGAACAAAAAAGGCGTGAACTCTGGCAGCGCTCTGGTGGCCTCAATGGAATCTGCGGGGTCCTCAGACAGTATCATCACCACGGCGGGCGGGACCACCCTCATCCTCACCAACGTCCAGCAGGGCTCCAGCGACGCCCAGGACATCCTGGCCAATGCGGAGATCCCTCTCCAACTCGTCACCACGGTAGCGGAAGTCATGGAGTGA
- the sp3a gene encoding transcription factor Sp3a isoform X2, whose protein sequence is MTAPEQPIKSEDMAALDVDSSQSDFLQQEEQSRGSQTSYPSTQLTGTEKWEILTSTTAAKDESGFVQIQNQGILTSNGQYILPLQNLQSQPIFVTSGTDASSANSVPNIQYQVIPQLQTADGQLSFSTSGMEGASQNSTGPIQIFSDGSQSLSITPTANILNNNQNLVSQTGNVQQLQGVSLGNATFNNQGQVVTNVPLGFPGNITFVPINSVDLDSLGLSGAQTIVTGVTADGQLIMTSQPIDGSESLAKTDNHLSQTLQVEDSDANHEIYVPTSSSRLHIPTNESGLLTQDTSLSSVGTEQAESSSGLQEGFLQQNQQQSIQVSSAQSIIQLQQVPIQTTNGQMVQSMATGRQNLQLINPGTFIIQAQTVTASGQIQWQTFQVQGVQSLQNLQLPTTPTQQITLAPVQTLSLGSSPVGISAGQMPNLQTVTVNTMTQHGDADNLGDIRIKEEPDCEDWQLSTDSTLNTSDLSHLRVRLVDEEDQLGQEGKRLRRVACTCPYCKESGGSTGKKKQHICHIAGCGKVYGKTSHLRAHLRWHSGERPFVCSWMFCGKRFTRSDELQRHRRTHTGEKKFVCPECSKRFMRSDHLAKHVKTHQNKKGVNSGSALVASMESAGSSDSIITTAGGTTLILTNVQQGSSDAQDILANAEIPLQLVTTVAEVME, encoded by the exons ATGACTG CCCCAGAACAGCCGATAAAATCAGAAGATATGGCTGCCTTGGACGTGGACAGCAGTCAAAGCGACTttctgcagcaggaggagcaaagCAGGGGCAGCCAG acATCATATCCATCTACTCAGCTTACTGGAACTGAAAAATGGGAGATTTTAAcctcaacaacagcagcaaaagATGAATCTGGATTTGTACAAATCCAAAATCAAGGAATATTAACATCGAACGGACAGTATATTCTTCCTCTCCAGAACTTACAGAGTCAGCCGATCTTTGTGACGTCGGGAACGGACGCCTCCTCTGCCAATTCAGTGCCTAACATTCAGTACCAAGTGATTCCTCAGCTTCAAACAGCGGATGGACAGCTGAGCTTCTCCACTTCCGGCATGGAAGGAGCGTCTCAGAACTCCACAGGGCCGATTCAGATCTTTTCTGACGGTAGCCAGAGTCTCAGTATAACACCAACTGCAAACATCCTTAATAACAACCAGAACCTCGTATCACAGACTGGTAATGTCCAGCAGCTCCAGGGGGTTTCTCTTGGCAACGCCACCTTCAACAACCAGGGTCAGGTTGTTACTAATGTGCCTCTGGGTTTTCCTGGAAACATTACTTTTGTTCCTATCAACAGTGTGGACTTGGACTCCCTTGGCCTCTCTGGTGCTCAGACTATAGTAACAGGGGTCACTGCCGATGGCCAGCTAATTATGACGAGTCAGCCCATTGATGGCTCGGAGAGTTTGGCGAAGACAGATAATCACCTTTCACAGACACTACAAGTAGAAGACTCGGATGCAAATCATGAGATATATGTGCCAACATCTTCCTCTCGGCTACACATTCCAACAAACGAATCAGGTCTGCTGACACAAGACACTTCATTGTCATCAGTGGGTACAGAGCAGGCTGAGTCGAGTTCTGGTCTCCAGGAGGGCTTCctccaacagaaccaacagcaGAGCATCCAGGTGTCTTCAGCTCAGTCCATCATCCAGCTGCAGCAGGTACCTATTCAGACCACCAATGGTCAGATGGTCCAGTCCATGGCAACAGGCAGGCAGAACCTGCAGCTGATCAACCCGGGAACATTCATCATTCAAGCTCAGACGGTCACAGCGTCGGGTCAGATACAATGGCAGACCTTTCAGGTGCAGGGAGTGCAGAGCCTACAGAATCTGCAGCTGCCAACAACCCCAACCCAGCAGATAACGCTGGCTCCAGTCCAGACGCTATCACTGGGTTCCAGTCCAGTCGGCATCAGCGCGGGACAGATGCCCAACCTGCAGACAGTGACAGTCAACACAATGACCCAACATGGAGACGCAGACAATCTTGGAG ACATTCGGATAAAAGAAGAGCCAGACTGTGAAGACTGGCAGCTAAGCACCGACTCTACCCTGAACACTAGCGACCTGTCCCACCTTCGCGTCAGGCTGGTGGACGAGGAGGACCAGTTGGGTCAGGAGGGCAAGAGGCTGCGCAGAGTGGCGTGTACTTGCCCCTACTGTAAAGAGTCAGGTGGGAG CACGGGGAAAAAGAAGCAGCACATCTGCCACATTGCTGGCTGTGGGAAAGTATATGGAAAGACATCACACCTGCGAGCACACCTGCGCTGGCATTCAGGGGAGCGACCTTTTGTTTGCAGCTGGATGTTCTGTGGGAAGAGGTTCACACGCAGCGACGAGCTGCAgagacacaggaggacacacacag GAGAGAAGAAGTTCGTCTGCCCAGAATGTTCAAAGCGTTTCATGCGGAGCGACCACCTGGCGAAGCACGTTAAAACTCATCAGAACAAAAAAGGCGTGAACTCTGGCAGCGCTCTGGTGGCCTCAATGGAATCTGCGGGGTCCTCAGACAGTATCATCACCACGGCGGGCGGGACCACCCTCATCCTCACCAACGTCCAGCAGGGCTCCAGCGACGCCCAGGACATCCTGGCCAATGCGGAGATCCCTCTCCAACTCGTCACCACGGTAGCGGAAGTCATGGAGTGA